The DNA window AGGGCGGCGCGGGCGGCCCGGGCCCACGCGCGCCACTCGCTCTTGGGGGCGGTGGGCGGGGGCGGGCGCATCCCCGGCATTGTGGCAGGGCCGCCGCCCCAGGCGGGCTACGATGCGGGCACCGAAACCGGCCGCGACCGCGGACTGCCCCGTGTGGGGCGGCGATCTGCGGCCCAAGGAGCGCACATGGATCTCGGACTGAGCGGCAAGGTGGCGGTGGTGACGGGCGGCAGCGTGGGCATCGGCTTGGCGGTGGCGCGGGGGCTGGCCGCCGAGGGCGTGCACGTGGCGATCTGCGCGCGCGACCACGCGCGGCTGACCGGCGTGGCCGACGCCATCCGTCAGGAGTTCGGCGTGCGGGTGCTGCCGGTCCAGGCGGACGTGGCGGTGGCCGGCGACATCGACACGCTGGTGGAGGCCGTGCGCGCGGAGTTCGGCGGCGCGGACATCCTGTTCAACAACGCCGGCACCGGCAGCGAGGAGACGATCCTGGGCGCCCCGGACGAGAAGTGGCAGCACTACTGGGAGCTGCACGTGATGGCCGCCGTGCGGCTGTCCCGCGCGCTCGCACCGCTGATGACGGCGCGCGGCGGGGGCGTGATCCTGAACAACGCGTCCATCTGCGCCACGCAGCCGCTGGGCTACGAGCCGATCTACAACGTCACCAAGGCCGCGCTGGTCATGTTCTCCAAGTGCCTGGCGACCGAGCTGATTCCGCACGGCATCCGAGTGAACACCCTGAACCCCGGTCTGGTGCGCACCCCCGACTGGGAGAAGACGGCCCGCCTCCTCACCGAGGGCAAGGCCCAGACGTGGGAGGAGTACCTCCAGGCCATCGCGGATGAGAACGCGCCCATCGGCCGCTTCGCCACGCCCGAGGAGATCGCGGACTTCGCGGTGTTCCTGTGCTCGCCCCGCGCGAGTTACGCGGTCGGCTCGACGTACTACGTGGACGGCGGCTGGCTGCGCGTCACGACCTGAGGGCGCGCGGAGTCAGGTCCGTCACGTGCGGACGTGCGGGCCTTCCCTCAGCGGAACGGCAGACCGGTGTCGGGTTCCGGCGGCGCCCACTGCCGGCCGTCGTGCAGGGTCAGCCACGGCCGGTCTTCCAGCAGGTGCGTGAAGCTGAGCAGCCCGGTGCGTTCGCTCCAGCGGTGCAGCAGCGCCACCGGCGGCTGGTATTGCAGCACCAGCCGCTCGGGCTGGGTGAGGTCCGGCTGGAAGGTGTGGTCGGTGCCAGGGCACGTCATCACGGTGCTGTGGTCGAAGCCCGCGGTCAGGGCCATGTGCACGTGCCCGGCCACCACGCGGCTCACGTGCGGGTGCGCGCGCACGAGGTCGCACAGCCGCTGGGTGCCGCGCAGCCCGATGGCGTCCATGACGTCCAGGCCGCTCGTCAGCGGCGGGTGGTGCATGAACAGGAGGGTGGGGCGATCCGGGGCTTCGGCCAGGCGGTCGGCCAGCCACGCCAGCCGGTCGTCGCACAGCTCGCCGCTGCCGGAGCCCGGCCGCTGGGTGTCCAGGCCGATCAGGCGCACCGGAAAGTCGTCCACCACATAGTGCAGGAAGCCGTCCAGGCGCTGCGTGCCGAGGTGACCATAGCGGGCCAGCATCGCGGCGCGGTCGTCGTGGTTGCCCGGCACCACGTACACCGGCATGTCCAGGGGTGCGGTCAGCGCCTCGAAGGTGTCGTACTCGTCGGCGCGGCCGTGCTCGGTGCAGTCCCCGGTGATCAGCACGGCGTCCGGCCGCATGGGCAGCGCGCGCAGGTGCGCCACCGCCCGCGCGAGGGCCTCGGCCTTGCCGGGACGCGTGACGTCGACGTGCGGGTCGCTGAGCTGGGCAATGAGCATGGCACACCTCGGTGGAGGAGGAGGGGTGGAAACGGTCTCCATTGTGCGCCCGCGCGCGCCCGGTTGCTGCCACGAATGAGCCCCCGGCGGGGGCCAGGGGCGC is part of the Deinococcus metalli genome and encodes:
- a CDS encoding SDR family NAD(P)-dependent oxidoreductase, with protein sequence MDLGLSGKVAVVTGGSVGIGLAVARGLAAEGVHVAICARDHARLTGVADAIRQEFGVRVLPVQADVAVAGDIDTLVEAVRAEFGGADILFNNAGTGSEETILGAPDEKWQHYWELHVMAAVRLSRALAPLMTARGGGVILNNASICATQPLGYEPIYNVTKAALVMFSKCLATELIPHGIRVNTLNPGLVRTPDWEKTARLLTEGKAQTWEEYLQAIADENAPIGRFATPEEIADFAVFLCSPRASYAVGSTYYVDGGWLRVTT
- a CDS encoding phosphodiesterase → MLIAQLSDPHVDVTRPGKAEALARAVAHLRALPMRPDAVLITGDCTEHGRADEYDTFEALTAPLDMPVYVVPGNHDDRAAMLARYGHLGTQRLDGFLHYVVDDFPVRLIGLDTQRPGSGSGELCDDRLAWLADRLAEAPDRPTLLFMHHPPLTSGLDVMDAIGLRGTQRLCDLVRAHPHVSRVVAGHVHMALTAGFDHSTVMTCPGTDHTFQPDLTQPERLVLQYQPPVALLHRWSERTGLLSFTHLLEDRPWLTLHDGRQWAPPEPDTGLPFR